The sequence below is a genomic window from Draconibacterium halophilum.
ACCCAAATCAGATGATGGATTTCCAATCATATAAGCTTTTCCGAAATAGCGAACCAGGTTAAAATGAGCCCAGGCCCTGTAAGTGTAAGCTTGTCCTAAAACATTATCCAACTCGTCAGAAGGTTGTAATTCCTCTGCTGCATTGATAATATTATTAACCGAGCCTATAACATTGTAATAATGGTACCAAACAAAAGAAACATCGGTTCGTGTTGCGTTGGTATGCATGTTCCATTGCAGACGAGCTCTGTGCCAACCATTACCGGTTGTTGAATGCAAAGCGTCGCTTGCACCATATTCTGCTGTAGGTATCATAAACTGCTCTCCGGCATAATTACTAATCCTTCCGTTTTGCGCATACATTGCACGGTGAACTCCGTTTAAAGCCAGCATCATGTTATCGGTTGTTCCAAGAGCAATTTCAGTTGAAACCGAATCGGTTGGAACGGTCTGTAGAAAATCTTCGCTACATGAGCTAAGGCCTAGTGCAAAAGCAAAGATTAGCGAGAATGTTAATATTTTATATTTTGTCTTCATTTTAGTATACTTTTTCTAATGATTAAAATTGCACGTTAAAGCCTAAGATGAAAGATCTGCTAGGATTATAAGCCATGCCATCTTGTGTTCCTGAAAAGTTAAACGTTGGGTTTAGTCCTTTTCTGGCAGTAAACATGTACAGGTTCTCTCCGGTTACGAATACACTCAACTGTCCCAAGCCCCAATTTTTGATAAGTTGATTCGAAAAATCGTAGCTTAAAGTAATGTTTCTGATATTCAAATAATCTGAAGAAATAAGGAAGAAGTCGGATGCTGCATATAAATCAGAATTGGCATATTGCAATCTCGGGAATGCTGCAACATCGCCCGGTTCCATCCATGAATTCATCACGTCAGGGTGATACGATTCGCCAACTGTTGATTCAAGCATTCCCCGGTAAATACCATCGTACATTTCGCCACCTAACGAATATGTTAAAAGTGTGGTTAATGTAAAACCTTTAAAAGTGAAATTATTTCCGATTGAACCTTGCAAAGTTGGGAATGCTGAAGCTCCAACATATCCGTAACCTGCATCATTCATATCTTCAGTCAGAACTGGTTCGCCGTTATCATCGTATCCCAATTCAGCGCCAATTACTTCACCGGCTTCGTTGGTTACATCTTCCCAAACATGGAACCTTGTTGCTCCGTTCTCAGGATTTACATCGTAGAATTTACGTAACCAGAAATCGTATATTGAATGTCCTTCAGACCATCTTTTTGTTCCATTAACAAATGGGTCGGGAATAGAAGTAATTTCGTTATCGATAGTCGATCCCATTAAACTCATATTCCAGGTAAAATCGCTGGTTCTTACAATTTCTCCCTGAAGGTGAATTTCAACCCCCCGGTTAACCAGTGATGCAATATTTCGTGGCTGATCCAACAAGCCCATTGTTGGCGGCAAAGGCATTTCGTATAAAAGATCATCTGATTTTCTGTTATACCATTCTAAAGTACCGCTTATTTTATCGAACAATGCAAAATCAACTGCAATATCAAAAGTTTTGTTTACCTCCCAGGCTAAAGCAGTATTACCTACAGTACTCCAACGAATACCAGGAGTTTCGGCATTAGGATAAGTTTCGTAAAGTGCCTGGTAACCATAAGAACCAATATTGTCGTTACCAACCTCACCGTAAGAAGCTCTTAATTTCAGGTTGTTTACCCAATTTACACTGCTAATAAATTCTTCCTGGTCAATTCTCCAGCTACCACCAACGGAGTAGAAGTTACCCCAACGAACATCCTTGTGGAATGCAGAAGAACCATCTCTACGATAAGAACCTTCAATATAGTACTTGTTGTCGTAGTTATATTTCAGTCGTGCAAAATAACCTTCGGTGGTTTTATTGGTAGTATAACTGGTGTTGGTAGACGTATTAACAAAATTGTTCAACTCGTAAATACCATCTACAATAAACTGGTTTTTAAAACCACGTTGGTAAGTGTATTCGCGCTTATACGATTCGTGACCAACCATTACACTTAAATTATGCAGCTCGTTAATTGTTTTTTCATAATTAACAAGCTGGTTGAAGTTAACAGTTGTTCTTCTATAGCGGCTTTCGTCCATCCTTCCGGTTGGCGCACCGTCGCCAATTTCGGCATTTTCAAAACCTTTATAATGGTAGTTTTGAATATCAACACCTGCATTAATAGTTGCCGAAAGTCCCTCCATCAAAGTAAATTTGGCGTAAGACCGGTTACCTACATTGTTTCGTTTGTAGTCATCGTTATTCCAGTTTAATTCGGCAATGGCGTTCCTACCGGCGTTGATTGGCCGTGAATGAAGACCACCATCATCGTATTGTTTTTCGCCGGCTCCGTCCAGAATATAGTCTCCGGTTTCCTGATCAACCAGAAAAATTGGATAAATAGGAGCTGTCATTCGTGCATTTCGGAAAGGGTTAGCATATGTTGCCGATTCCAAAGAACCAATATTGCTGGTAATTAAAGTACCATAAATATTTGATCCCATTTGAAACCAATCTCTTACATCAAAATCGATGTTAAAACGGGTATTAAAACGTTCGTAATCTGATTTTATAACATAACCTCTTTCATCTAAATAACCCAAAGAGTAATAATAGCTTGTTTTTTCGCTACCACCTGCCAGGCTTAAATCATAGTTTTGGCGGTAACCTGTTTGCTTAGCAGCATCGTACCAATCAAGATCAGGGAAACCAACTACAGCATTGGGGTTAATTTTACCATCCGATCCAACAATTTGGTCGTTAGCAACTCCAACAAAAGGATTGTACCGTAACTGTGAATAAATATTTTCGTAGGCGTAAGCTCTGGCATCACCAATATTGTCGTTGTTACCCGACCAGTATCGTGCCTGTGCAAATGCCTCCGACTGAAGTTCGTAGTAATTCTGTGCGTTAACAGCTTCGTAATCTGGCAGTGCCTGACCGATTACACCCGCTTGAGCCTTTAGTGAAACTCTCAAACTTTCAGCTCCTTTTGAACCTGTTTTGGTGGTAATAATAATAACACCGTTTGCAGCACGTGATCCGTAAAGTGCTGTAGAAGCAGCATCTTTAAGTACAGTCATTGATGAAATATCGCCAGGATTCAAACTGGAAATGTTTCCTTCGTACTGAATACCATCTAAAATAATAAGAGGAGAAGCAGACGTATTCAAGGTTCCAACACCACGAATACGTATTGCAGGCGAACTACCCGGTTGTCCGGAACCGGCAGTTGTTTGAATACCGGTGGTTGAACCAGTAAGAACCTGTGCTACAGAAGAAACAGAACGTGATTCAATTTCTTTTTGACCAACAACAGCGGCAGATCCGGTTAATGACTCCTTTTTGGCGGTACCAAAGGCAACCACCATTACCTCGTCGAGGCCAAGTACATCGGGTTCCAATACCGCGTTAACTACAGAACCATTAATCGGTGCTTCAATAGTCTTCATTCCCACAAAAGAGAAGATCAATACTTCTGCGTCTTCGGGAGCCTGAATTTCATAAACACCGTCAAGATTGGTAATTGTTCCAACCGTTGTTCCTTTTACCATCACAGACACTCCTGGGATCGACATACCGTCTTCGGCACTTGTAATCGTCCCTGTAATTCTTTTTGTCTGTGCATTCGCAAATTGCACTCCTACTAATAGAGCACAAAAAATAAGCAATGCAAGTTTTTTCATAGAAAATAAATTAATTTGTAATTTTAATTCACTGGCATCCAATTGCTTTAGGCAAAATGCCTTCGTAAAATTGAATACTTAATCAAATCAGCATCTTTCGTTCGAACAGGTTTAGGTATAACTGAACAAACTAAGACACATCGCAATTCTAAAAAATTAAGTGTTAATTATTGTTTCTTTTTAACCCAATAGTTTCGCAATTTATTCAATTTTTAACAATTCAACACCTTTTTCTTAAGATTGTTTAATATCCTTTCAATATGCTATTAAAACCACAGTAAAGTCTTCATTCTATTACATCAAGTCTCTTTTACCTTAAAGTATCAAATGGCTCACACTATTAAATAGAAAAAATCACCTCTATTTCGATGAATAATTTTTATGAATGAATAATTAAACCTTTCGGCTTATTCTCTGTTTTTTCTAACTTTAATTCAAATTCGAAACCGGATGCAAAACAATAAATACATATTCAGAGAAGGTTGGATTTCGATTATTGCCAACACAATACTTTTTGGTCTGAAATATTGGGCAGGAATGGTAACGGGTTCGGTGGCATTAATTGCTGATGCATGGCATACACTCACCGATTCTGTTTCATCTGTGATTGTTTTGATAGGCGGAAAAATATCGAGCAAACCTGCCGACGACGATCATCCGTTTGGACATGGACGTGCGGAACACATTGCTGCTGTTATTATAGGTGTTTTACTTGCCATTGTTGCTTTTGATTTTGTATTAAGATCAGTTGATAAGTTTGGTACTCGCGAGCAAACCGTTTTTGGAACGATTGCCTGGGTGGCTACCATTATATCGATTGTTGTAAAAGAATTGCTGGCCCAATATGCCTTTTTCGGATTTCGACAAACAAACTCATCCATATTAAAAGCTGATGGCTGGCACCACCGCACCGATGCACTTTCCTCCGTTCTTATTCTAATCGGCTTATTATTTGGGAAATATTTCTGGTGGATGGATGCTGCTTTGGGGCTTATTGTTGCCGGTATGATTGCTTACGCCAGTTTTGAGATCTTGTCGAAAGAAATCAGGTCGCTGTTGGGTGAAAGCCCTTCTGACGAATTATTGAATGAGATTCATAAAGCTGTGAGTAGGAACTGTAAATATCCGGTAAACCTGCACCATATTCATTTACATTTTTACGGCAATCACACCGAAATGAGCTGCCATATAAAACTTCCCCCTGAAATGTCGCTCTTCGAAACACACGAAATTTGCACCAAAATTGAAAAAACCATTAAAAAGGAATTTGGCTTTTTCACCACCATCCACCCCGAGCCATTAAGTCAATAAGAAACGATGATTCCGGAAAATTTCCATGTAAAAGCTTTTATGCCGACTTTAAATATTTTAATGCGGTAAAAACATAAATAGTTGATGTATATAATAAATTTTTTCCATATTTTTATCATCTATTTAAATTTTTTAAAAACTAACTAAATGAGAAAGATATCAGTATTGTCAATTTTAGTAATCCTCGTGTCTATGTTTCAGTCCTGCTCAGAGAAAGTTGAAACCGACCTTACAAAAACGGCTTTTATTCCAAAGCCAACGACAGTAACAGCTACCGGCGACGGTTATAAGCTTACAAACGCAAGTTTGATTTATGTACAAGAAGGAGCTGAGGGTTTGCTCGGTACTGCTGAAATATTGGCAGAAAGAATCGAACAGCTTACCGGAAGTTCTGTAGAAACAAAAACAACCAGCAGTCCCCCTTCTAAAGGAGTTTATATTTCTCTTGCTGACAAAGAGCAATTAAACGATCAAGGTTATGAGTTAAAAATTAGCAAAAACCTGGTTTCGATAAAGGGAGCCGACGCTGCCGGATGTTTCTTTGCTGCTCAAACACTTTTGCAAACATTGCCCGTTGAAGCCGATAATACTCAAACATTATATATACCAACGGGAACAATAACTGATTCTCCGGAATATACCTATCGTGGTGCCATGCTCGATGTTGCACGCCATTTTTTCAATGTTGAAGAAGTAAAACAATACATCGATTTTTTGGCCATGTATAAAATGAATGTACTTCACCTGCATTTAACAGATGACCAGGGCTGGAGAATTGAAATAAAGTCGTGGCCAAAACTTACCGAAATTGGTGGCCAAACCGAAGTAGGTGGCGGCAAAGGTGGTTTTTACACACAGGAACAATACAAGGAATTGGTTGAGTACGCAGCCGATCGGCAGATTATGATTGTACCCGAAATTGATATGCCGGGGCACACCAACGCAGCACTGGCATCTTACGCCGAATTAAATTGCGATGGAAAAGCACGCGAACTGTACACCGGAACTGAAGTTGGATTCAGCACGTTTTGTACCGATAAAGAAGTTACCTACCAGTTTATTGATGATGTAATTCGTGAATTGGCAGCACTAACCCCTGGCCCGTATATTCATATTGGCGGCGACGAATCGCATGTTACAGCTCACGACGATTACGTGTATTTTGTTAATAAAGTTCAGGACATTGTTGCCAAACACGGCAAAAAAATTATTGGATGGGACGAAATTGCCAATGCCAAATTGATTGACGATGTTACGGTACAATTCTGGGCCGATGTAGAGAACACAACTATGGGCGTAGAAAAAGGTGCACAAGTATTAATGTCGCCTGCAGCACGTGCTTACCTCGACATGCAGTACGACTCAACAACTCACCTGGGCTTGCACTGGGCCGGTTATATTGAAGTGGATCATGGTTACAACTGGGATCCGGCAACATTGGTAGAAGGTATTAGCAAAGACAATATTTTGGGAATTGAAGCTCCGCTTTGGTCGGAAACTGTTACCAATATCGACGAAGTAGAATTTATGGTTTTCCCTCGTTTGCCGGGATATGCCGAAATTGGCTGGACTGCACCAAGCGAAAGAAACTGGGACGAATACAAAACACGACTGGCAAAACATGGAAAGCGTTTTGAGGCTTTGGGCATCGATTATTACAAATCAGCACTTGTTCCGTGGGAAGAATAACCGAAATTGAATAATTAAAATATTGAAAACGGGTTGCAAAATTGCAGCTCGTTTTTTTTTACTGAAATTCTACTTTTGAAATTCGACCTTCGCTTCCCGCAGCAAAACCGGCCAATTTCCCGGGAATCGTTCTAAATGTATAATAACCTTCATCGGAAATAAAGTTCCAGTTAATTCCCCCATCTGTTGAAATATCGCAACCGGTTTTTCCTATTGCAAACGCAAATGCATTCTCGCCCGATTTTACCTGCTGCACACACGACCGGTATTCTTTTGGCATAGTTGCAGCCGGCAACCAGGTTACTCCCCCATCAACTGTGTACGATGCAATATT
It includes:
- a CDS encoding beta-N-acetylhexosaminidase, giving the protein MRKISVLSILVILVSMFQSCSEKVETDLTKTAFIPKPTTVTATGDGYKLTNASLIYVQEGAEGLLGTAEILAERIEQLTGSSVETKTTSSPPSKGVYISLADKEQLNDQGYELKISKNLVSIKGADAAGCFFAAQTLLQTLPVEADNTQTLYIPTGTITDSPEYTYRGAMLDVARHFFNVEEVKQYIDFLAMYKMNVLHLHLTDDQGWRIEIKSWPKLTEIGGQTEVGGGKGGFYTQEQYKELVEYAADRQIMIVPEIDMPGHTNAALASYAELNCDGKARELYTGTEVGFSTFCTDKEVTYQFIDDVIRELAALTPGPYIHIGGDESHVTAHDDYVYFVNKVQDIVAKHGKKIIGWDEIANAKLIDDVTVQFWADVENTTMGVEKGAQVLMSPAARAYLDMQYDSTTHLGLHWAGYIEVDHGYNWDPATLVEGISKDNILGIEAPLWSETVTNIDEVEFMVFPRLPGYAEIGWTAPSERNWDEYKTRLAKHGKRFEALGIDYYKSALVPWEE
- a CDS encoding WD40/YVTN/BNR-like repeat-containing protein: MPTGKAWIASGGKAARVFYSADFGRSWQVTKTPMVRGLASSGIFSVTFKNNNEGIIVGGIYDQPELNTNIASYTVDGGVTWLPAATMPKEYRSCVQQVKSGENAFAFAIGKTGCDISTDGGINWNFISDEGYYTFRTIPGKLAGFAAGSEGRISKVEFQ
- a CDS encoding cation diffusion facilitator family transporter, producing the protein MQNNKYIFREGWISIIANTILFGLKYWAGMVTGSVALIADAWHTLTDSVSSVIVLIGGKISSKPADDDHPFGHGRAEHIAAVIIGVLLAIVAFDFVLRSVDKFGTREQTVFGTIAWVATIISIVVKELLAQYAFFGFRQTNSSILKADGWHHRTDALSSVLILIGLLFGKYFWWMDAALGLIVAGMIAYASFEILSKEIRSLLGESPSDELLNEIHKAVSRNCKYPVNLHHIHLHFYGNHTEMSCHIKLPPEMSLFETHEICTKIEKTIKKEFGFFTTIHPEPLSQ
- a CDS encoding SusC/RagA family TonB-linked outer membrane protein, which encodes MKKLALLIFCALLVGVQFANAQTKRITGTITSAEDGMSIPGVSVMVKGTTVGTITNLDGVYEIQAPEDAEVLIFSFVGMKTIEAPINGSVVNAVLEPDVLGLDEVMVVAFGTAKKESLTGSAAVVGQKEIESRSVSSVAQVLTGSTTGIQTTAGSGQPGSSPAIRIRGVGTLNTSASPLIILDGIQYEGNISSLNPGDISSMTVLKDAASTALYGSRAANGVIIITTKTGSKGAESLRVSLKAQAGVIGQALPDYEAVNAQNYYELQSEAFAQARYWSGNNDNIGDARAYAYENIYSQLRYNPFVGVANDQIVGSDGKINPNAVVGFPDLDWYDAAKQTGYRQNYDLSLAGGSEKTSYYYSLGYLDERGYVIKSDYERFNTRFNIDFDVRDWFQMGSNIYGTLITSNIGSLESATYANPFRNARMTAPIYPIFLVDQETGDYILDGAGEKQYDDGGLHSRPINAGRNAIAELNWNNDDYKRNNVGNRSYAKFTLMEGLSATINAGVDIQNYHYKGFENAEIGDGAPTGRMDESRYRRTTVNFNQLVNYEKTINELHNLSVMVGHESYKREYTYQRGFKNQFIVDGIYELNNFVNTSTNTSYTTNKTTEGYFARLKYNYDNKYYIEGSYRRDGSSAFHKDVRWGNFYSVGGSWRIDQEEFISSVNWVNNLKLRASYGEVGNDNIGSYGYQALYETYPNAETPGIRWSTVGNTALAWEVNKTFDIAVDFALFDKISGTLEWYNRKSDDLLYEMPLPPTMGLLDQPRNIASLVNRGVEIHLQGEIVRTSDFTWNMSLMGSTIDNEITSIPDPFVNGTKRWSEGHSIYDFWLRKFYDVNPENGATRFHVWEDVTNEAGEVIGAELGYDDNGEPVLTEDMNDAGYGYVGASAFPTLQGSIGNNFTFKGFTLTTLLTYSLGGEMYDGIYRGMLESTVGESYHPDVMNSWMEPGDVAAFPRLQYANSDLYAASDFFLISSDYLNIRNITLSYDFSNQLIKNWGLGQLSVFVTGENLYMFTARKGLNPTFNFSGTQDGMAYNPSRSFILGFNVQF